In a single window of the Calderihabitans maritimus genome:
- a CDS encoding 4Fe-4S binding protein: protein MYLVSVDTNKCTGCGECTEACPANILEVTDGTAEVVGEDCLGCESCVAVCPAEAVSVQEL, encoded by the coding sequence ATGTATTTGGTTAGCGTTGATACGAACAAGTGTACGGGCTGTGGAGAATGTACAGAGGCCTGCCCTGCCAACATTCTGGAGGTTACGGACGGTACGGCTGAGGTTGTAGGCGAAGATTGCCTGGGATGTGAGAGCTGTGTGGCCGTCTGTCCTGCAGAGGCCGTTTCCGTACAGGAATTATAG
- a CDS encoding TusE/DsrC/DsvC family sulfur relay protein has protein sequence MPFVEFEGQKIEVDEDGFITDPELWNEKLAEFLAKTEGIEELTEDHWKVIRYLNEYYKKYGIAPMVRKLCKETGYDMKKIYELFPSGPAKGACKIAGLPKPTGCV, from the coding sequence TTGCCATTCGTTGAGTTTGAAGGTCAAAAAATTGAGGTCGACGAGGACGGGTTCATTACGGATCCGGAGCTGTGGAACGAAAAACTGGCGGAGTTTTTGGCCAAAACGGAAGGTATCGAGGAATTAACGGAAGACCATTGGAAGGTAATCAGGTATTTAAACGAATACTACAAGAAGTATGGAATTGCCCCTATGGTAAGAAAGCTGTGTAAGGAAACGGGCTATGACATGAAGAAAATTTACGAACTCTTCCCCAGCGGCCCGGCCAAGGGTGCGTGTAAGATTGCCGGGCTACCTAAACCGACGGGTTGCGTGTAA
- a CDS encoding FAD-dependent oxidoreductase: MQGRKRIVIIGGVATGPKVAARARRLMPEADITVVERGRLISYGACGLPLFLAGMVGEVSELTATPSGINRDVEYFAKEKNIKFLTRTLAKYIDRAKKEVIIYDLERNEENSIQYDELVLATGAEPVIPPVPGTNLEGVLTLHHPDDAVAIRAALEAGAQNIVIIGGGLVGLEAADALVGPKRKITVIEMKEHLLAGALDPEIAQLVRDQVEMHGVSVRTGERLVALEGDDESRVTKVITERTSLQADLVILACGVKPNVELARECGLAIGNTGAISVNEFLLTSDPHIYAAGDCIENRHLVTGEPVYVPLASTANKQGRVIGSNLAGYRERYPGILGTTVMQIFDYNVGRTGLTETEAREKGYPVTKALVAGLDSAHYHPMHAGGIIKVVAHAETGKVLGAQVVGPGEVIKRLDVLVTAIQLGANIDQIAKLDLGYAPPFATAIDLGISAANTLKNKTQGLAQGIGPIEFVEMLNSQEQFVILDVRTPEEADDRPLADDRVVHIPLYELRQRIGELPKERKIITLCELGVRAYEAVRILKGEKFNDVVFLEGGVFALPASLVKKP, from the coding sequence ATGCAAGGGAGAAAAAGGATAGTAATCATCGGTGGAGTAGCAACAGGCCCGAAGGTGGCTGCCCGGGCGCGGCGTTTGATGCCGGAAGCGGATATAACAGTGGTGGAGCGGGGGCGCCTTATCTCCTACGGTGCCTGTGGACTTCCCCTTTTTTTAGCAGGAATGGTTGGAGAAGTGAGCGAGCTGACTGCTACGCCATCAGGCATTAACCGGGATGTGGAGTATTTTGCTAAGGAAAAAAATATTAAATTTTTAACACGTACCCTGGCTAAATATATAGACCGGGCGAAGAAAGAGGTAATAATTTACGATTTGGAACGAAATGAAGAAAACAGTATTCAATACGATGAACTGGTTTTAGCTACTGGGGCAGAACCTGTCATTCCTCCCGTTCCGGGGACAAACCTAGAAGGGGTCCTAACCCTGCACCACCCTGATGATGCGGTGGCAATAAGAGCAGCCTTAGAAGCCGGGGCCCAAAATATAGTGATCATCGGCGGTGGACTCGTTGGTTTGGAGGCTGCCGACGCCCTGGTGGGTCCTAAGAGAAAGATTACTGTTATAGAGATGAAAGAGCATTTACTGGCCGGTGCATTGGACCCTGAGATTGCTCAATTAGTCCGGGACCAGGTGGAAATGCACGGCGTGTCAGTTCGGACGGGGGAGAGGTTAGTAGCTCTTGAGGGTGATGATGAAAGTAGAGTAACAAAGGTTATTACGGAACGGACATCGCTGCAAGCAGATTTGGTAATTCTAGCGTGCGGTGTTAAGCCCAATGTGGAATTAGCCCGGGAATGCGGGTTGGCTATCGGTAACACAGGGGCTATTTCCGTCAACGAATTTTTGCTTACCAGCGACCCCCATATTTATGCCGCAGGAGATTGCATCGAAAACAGGCACTTGGTAACTGGGGAACCGGTGTATGTACCGCTAGCCTCCACAGCCAATAAACAGGGTAGGGTAATCGGCAGCAATTTAGCCGGGTACCGGGAAAGGTATCCTGGGATACTGGGAACCACGGTGATGCAGATATTTGACTACAATGTAGGCAGGACAGGACTGACAGAAACAGAAGCCAGGGAGAAAGGATATCCAGTAACTAAGGCTTTGGTGGCAGGGCTGGATTCAGCTCACTATCATCCCATGCATGCGGGGGGCATCATAAAAGTGGTGGCCCATGCTGAAACGGGGAAGGTTTTGGGTGCCCAGGTGGTCGGTCCCGGCGAAGTAATTAAGAGGTTGGATGTTTTGGTAACCGCCATACAATTAGGGGCTAATATAGACCAAATTGCGAAGCTGGACTTGGGTTATGCTCCGCCCTTTGCTACCGCAATCGACCTGGGTATTTCTGCTGCTAATACTCTCAAAAATAAAACACAGGGGCTGGCTCAAGGCATCGGCCCTATAGAATTCGTGGAAATGCTAAACAGCCAAGAGCAATTTGTAATTTTGGATGTCAGGACCCCGGAGGAAGCCGATGACAGACCGCTGGCAGATGATAGAGTAGTGCACATTCCTCTTTATGAGCTGCGCCAAAGAATAGGTGAACTGCCAAAAGAGCGTAAAATCATCACCTTATGCGAATTGGGTGTCAGAGCCTATGAGGCAGTACGCATTTTAAAAGGGGAAAAATTTAATGATGTTGTCTTCCTGGAAGGCGGAGTTTTTGCTTTGCCCGCATCGCTAGTTAAAAAACCGTGA
- a CDS encoding cobyrinate a,c-diamide synthase, with protein MVQKLANIPRLVISAPQGQSGKTTITIGLIGALVARGFYVQPFKKGPDFIDPSWLSLVAGRSCRNLDCFFMDNDTLVGSFVQAAAGAHVAVIEGAMGLYDGIDLYGSGSTAQIAKIVRAPVLLVVDCRRMTRSVAAIVRGFKDFDPDLNVAGVILNNVARSRHQKMLTMAIEEYCGLPVLGCIPKYSGLVIPNRHLGLIPAVENENLQAVIDSIVAVARENLDLDRIMYLARQAPSLMIPGNMNSDRLSKKECTTIGVIRDRSFTFYYPENLECLERAGAKLVYIDALEATTLPDLDGLFIGGGFPEIFASQLADNRLLRHSIAERIEQGLPVYAECGGLMYLGRSIIKEERSYPMVGVLPFDVTMEAKPQGHGYTLMQVVRQNPFFSVNTTVKGHEFHNSRIVNLDQTQVKFAFKVQRGHGIDGEWDGIIYKNLLASYNHIHALGVKGWAENFVAAATNYAQTKEVYGKKSRAVREVM; from the coding sequence ATGGTGCAAAAGTTGGCCAATATACCGCGGCTGGTCATTTCCGCTCCCCAGGGACAATCGGGAAAAACAACAATAACCATAGGACTGATAGGGGCGTTGGTGGCTCGAGGCTTTTATGTACAACCCTTTAAAAAAGGCCCCGACTTCATCGACCCGAGCTGGCTGTCTTTGGTGGCAGGTCGATCCTGCCGTAATCTGGATTGTTTTTTTATGGATAATGATACCCTTGTAGGTTCTTTTGTGCAAGCAGCTGCAGGTGCGCATGTGGCAGTTATTGAGGGGGCCATGGGTCTGTATGACGGTATCGACCTGTATGGCAGTGGCAGTACCGCTCAGATAGCGAAAATAGTTAGGGCGCCGGTTTTGCTAGTGGTGGACTGCCGGCGCATGACCCGCAGTGTTGCCGCCATCGTGCGAGGGTTTAAAGATTTTGACCCCGATTTAAACGTGGCAGGAGTTATTCTCAACAATGTGGCTCGAAGCCGGCACCAAAAAATGCTTACCATGGCTATCGAAGAATACTGCGGTTTGCCAGTGCTGGGCTGTATTCCTAAATATAGCGGGTTGGTAATTCCTAACAGACACCTGGGGCTGATTCCTGCAGTGGAAAATGAAAACTTGCAGGCAGTTATAGACAGCATAGTGGCTGTTGCCCGGGAAAACCTAGACCTGGATAGGATAATGTATTTAGCTCGTCAAGCACCTAGTTTGATGATTCCTGGTAATATGAATAGCGACCGTTTGTCAAAGAAAGAGTGTACAACTATTGGCGTTATCAGGGACCGTTCCTTTACCTTCTATTACCCGGAAAATTTAGAGTGCCTGGAGCGGGCGGGAGCAAAGCTGGTATATATAGATGCCCTTGAGGCGACTACTTTACCGGACTTGGACGGGCTGTTTATCGGAGGAGGGTTTCCGGAAATTTTTGCTTCCCAACTGGCTGACAATCGGCTTTTACGTCATAGCATTGCCGAAAGGATTGAACAAGGATTACCAGTATATGCCGAGTGTGGTGGGTTGATGTACTTAGGACGAAGTATCATCAAGGAAGAACGGTCTTACCCGATGGTAGGGGTTCTACCCTTTGATGTAACCATGGAAGCAAAACCCCAGGGTCATGGTTATACCTTGATGCAGGTGGTACGACAAAACCCATTCTTTTCAGTAAATACCACTGTAAAAGGCCACGAATTTCACAACTCCCGTATAGTAAACCTAGACCAAACGCAGGTCAAGTTTGCTTTTAAAGTCCAGCGGGGTCACGGCATTGATGGAGAATGGGACGGCATCATTTACAAAAACCTGTTGGCTTCTTACAATCACATCCACGCCTTAGGGGTAAAGGGATGGGCGGAAAATTTTGTAGCGGCAGCCACAAATTATGCCCAAACCAAAGAAGTTTACGGGAAAAAGTCAAGAGCCGTGAGGGAGGTAATGTAA
- a CDS encoding respiratory nitrate reductase subunit gamma has translation MLLLVFMYISLFAFIILSLSKAMKYAKMPMHSRWELYPVPKEKGRGEYGGSYYEEVKWWEKPRETSLAGEIKEMLKEMLFIKNLFINQRPLWWLSYALHLGIYLLALWTVLLFIGAITEIAGLPMVTETGVNKHWWAALIYYCTLFTGSIGTILAAVGAGGLFLKRVFNETLKKYTTPQEYFNLLFIFTVLVTGLIVWSSDPAFNYGRDIMKRLLTFSAIQADTALTVHIVLLGLLLIYIPLSKMSHYVGKYFTFHKVLWDNDPNLPGSEVENKVKEAGRFKPSKSWSAPHCKTGETNSQ, from the coding sequence TTGTTACTGCTAGTTTTTATGTATATATCCCTATTTGCTTTCATTATTTTATCTTTGTCTAAAGCAATGAAATACGCAAAGATGCCTATGCATAGCAGATGGGAGTTATATCCCGTCCCAAAAGAGAAGGGAAGAGGGGAATACGGTGGTTCTTACTATGAGGAAGTTAAATGGTGGGAAAAGCCAAGGGAGACTTCCTTGGCGGGAGAAATTAAAGAAATGCTCAAAGAAATGCTCTTTATTAAAAATTTGTTTATAAACCAAAGACCTTTATGGTGGCTTTCATATGCCCTCCACTTGGGTATCTATTTGTTAGCTTTATGGACTGTATTGTTATTTATTGGTGCTATTACAGAAATTGCTGGTTTGCCTATGGTTACCGAAACAGGTGTAAACAAGCACTGGTGGGCGGCTTTGATATATTATTGTACCTTATTTACTGGAAGTATAGGAACAATTCTCGCAGCTGTAGGAGCAGGAGGTTTATTTCTTAAAAGAGTTTTTAATGAAACACTGAAAAAGTATACAACTCCTCAGGAGTATTTTAACTTATTATTCATTTTTACCGTCTTAGTAACAGGACTCATAGTGTGGTCGTCCGACCCTGCTTTTAATTATGGCAGAGATATTATGAAAAGGCTGCTCACTTTCAGTGCGATTCAAGCAGACACTGCTCTCACGGTGCATATTGTCTTATTGGGACTTTTACTGATATATATTCCTTTATCTAAAATGAGTCATTACGTGGGTAAGTATTTTACTTTCCATAAAGTTTTATGGGACAACGACCCTAATTTACCCGGTAGTGAAGTAGAGAATAAAGTTAAGGAAGCTGGACGTTTTAAACCTAGCAAATCTTGGTCGGCTCCTCACTGTAAAACCGGTGAAACCAACTCACAGTAA
- the dsrK gene encoding sulfate reduction electron transfer complex DsrMKJOP subunit DsrK, which translates to MVKNRDLKPQDIGRPGEQLTKLGKLMELPAPYDDPDMEPPLTEPKDSWKEKHCASLDGYIGIDTLTRPQTKKEEEEFVKKFLSGLEKIFSDETNRNFIQPLLLSFEYCAKCNTCSEACHVYQASGKNEIYRPIFRSEVLRKIAKKYFTKSGKILGRFVGADINVNWETIARLGELAYRCNLCRRCAQTCPLGLDNALLAREIRKIFSQEMGIAPKPLHEKGTMLQLKTGSTTGITKPALLDMIEFIEEEIEEKTGKKIKIPIDKKGADILLVHNAGEFMSWPENPAAFAILFEEAGLDWTLSSEMMGYDNVNYGIWYDDLQAKKIALQQFKVAKDLGVNRIVIGECGHAHKAAAVSMDRIVTGEDNIPRESFLPILWDLVKTKKLKLDPSKNNFPVTLHDPCNVVRMMGVVQPQRNILKAICPQFREMTPHGVHNYCCGGGSGFAIMNYMNFPEFRNKVSSRMKFKQILDAFQDTVKDPGIPKYVCAPCSNCKGTMRDLLEYYGATEKFNIHYGGLVELTVNALVDIKNPFLEFLQE; encoded by the coding sequence ATGGTTAAAAATAGAGATTTAAAACCACAAGATATAGGTAGGCCTGGCGAGCAGTTAACTAAACTTGGTAAATTAATGGAATTGCCTGCTCCTTATGATGACCCTGATATGGAACCGCCTTTAACGGAGCCAAAAGATTCCTGGAAAGAAAAGCATTGTGCTTCACTTGACGGTTATATTGGAATAGATACGCTTACTAGACCTCAAACAAAAAAAGAAGAGGAAGAGTTCGTTAAGAAATTTTTGAGCGGGTTGGAGAAAATATTTTCTGATGAGACTAATAGAAATTTTATCCAGCCTTTATTACTTTCTTTTGAGTACTGTGCTAAATGTAATACTTGTTCAGAAGCCTGTCATGTGTACCAAGCAAGTGGCAAAAACGAAATTTATAGGCCTATCTTTCGTTCCGAGGTATTGAGAAAAATTGCCAAAAAATATTTTACAAAGAGCGGCAAAATATTAGGGAGATTTGTTGGTGCAGATATAAATGTTAATTGGGAGACAATTGCCAGGCTCGGAGAACTTGCTTACAGATGTAATCTATGTAGACGTTGTGCGCAAACATGTCCATTGGGCTTGGATAATGCTTTATTGGCCAGAGAGATTAGGAAAATATTTAGTCAGGAAATGGGAATAGCTCCCAAACCTCTTCATGAAAAGGGAACGATGTTACAATTAAAAACAGGCTCCACTACCGGTATTACTAAGCCCGCTCTTTTAGATATGATTGAGTTTATTGAGGAAGAGATTGAAGAAAAGACGGGCAAGAAGATTAAGATACCAATAGATAAAAAGGGTGCGGATATTCTTTTAGTTCACAATGCCGGTGAGTTCATGTCTTGGCCGGAAAACCCTGCTGCTTTTGCGATCTTGTTTGAAGAAGCAGGTTTAGATTGGACTTTGAGCAGTGAGATGATGGGATACGATAATGTTAATTACGGAATCTGGTATGATGATTTGCAAGCGAAAAAGATCGCTCTACAACAATTTAAGGTCGCCAAAGATCTGGGGGTCAATAGAATAGTAATTGGGGAGTGCGGTCATGCCCACAAGGCAGCTGCCGTAAGCATGGATAGAATAGTTACCGGTGAAGATAACATTCCTAGAGAGAGTTTTCTGCCCATTCTTTGGGATTTGGTAAAGACCAAAAAGCTTAAACTTGATCCTAGTAAGAATAATTTTCCCGTAACTTTGCATGACCCGTGTAATGTTGTTAGGATGATGGGGGTTGTTCAACCTCAAAGGAATATTTTAAAAGCAATTTGTCCGCAGTTTAGAGAAATGACTCCTCATGGAGTACACAACTATTGCTGCGGTGGTGGAAGTGGTTTTGCTATTATGAATTATATGAATTTTCCCGAGTTTAGGAACAAAGTTAGTAGTAGAATGAAGTTCAAGCAAATACTAGATGCATTTCAAGATACAGTTAAAGATCCCGGCATCCCTAAATATGTTTGTGCGCCATGTTCCAATTGTAAAGGTACAATGAGAGATTTATTGGAGTATTATGGGGCAACTGAGAAGTTTAACATTCATTACGGCGGTTTAGTTGAGTTAACGGTAAATGCTCTTGTCGATATAAAAAACCCGTTCTTAGAGTTTCTACAAGAATAG
- a CDS encoding nitrilase family protein: MKKTRIAVVQMQAKTGKVKENLRKIEQFVKEAATKNVDIICFPELCVQGYNREKARLTAEPIPGESALTISKLAQKANMVILVGMAEKSSSEKPLITQLVAFPNGKLGKYSKTHLGKSELPYFTPGHNLPVFSTDKAKFGIQICWDLHFPEVTAILSLKGSEIIFAPHASPVTVGNRRDIWKKYLLARAYDNSVFVAACNLIGYDGVGQSFCGGAMVIDPKGNVIAEAFNGKEELLVVDLDPATINTIRLQKAKSMSGTFYLQARRPELYGDLIKY; this comes from the coding sequence ATGAAAAAAACACGCATAGCGGTTGTACAAATGCAGGCTAAAACAGGTAAGGTAAAGGAGAATCTAAGGAAGATTGAACAATTCGTAAAAGAAGCTGCTACCAAAAACGTTGATATTATTTGTTTTCCTGAACTATGCGTCCAAGGATATAACCGAGAAAAAGCCCGATTAACAGCGGAACCTATTCCAGGCGAAAGTGCTCTGACTATTAGCAAGCTAGCCCAGAAAGCGAATATGGTTATATTGGTAGGTATGGCAGAAAAGTCTAGCAGCGAGAAGCCCTTGATTACGCAGCTTGTTGCTTTTCCTAATGGCAAACTAGGAAAGTATAGTAAAACACACCTGGGCAAGAGTGAGCTGCCGTATTTTACTCCGGGCCACAATCTTCCAGTATTTTCGACAGATAAGGCAAAGTTTGGTATTCAAATATGTTGGGACCTGCATTTTCCAGAGGTAACAGCAATTCTTTCCTTAAAAGGAAGCGAGATTATTTTTGCTCCCCACGCCTCCCCTGTTACCGTGGGTAATCGTCGGGACATCTGGAAAAAATATCTATTGGCTCGAGCTTATGATAACTCCGTGTTTGTAGCAGCTTGTAACCTGATAGGTTACGATGGAGTGGGGCAAAGTTTTTGTGGCGGGGCCATGGTAATTGATCCAAAGGGCAATGTGATAGCGGAAGCTTTTAATGGAAAAGAAGAACTATTAGTAGTTGACCTTGACCCCGCTACTATAAATACAATCCGCCTGCAGAAAGCAAAGTCTATGAGCGGTACCTTCTATTTGCAAGCTAGGAGGCCCGAACTGTACGGCGACCTAATTAAATACTAG